The Filimonas lacunae genomic sequence GAACAATTTGAGCGTATTATAGCAACGGAAGACAAGTTGCAGATAAGGGATTTCCTCAATCACCAGAATATCAGTGATGTAGCCAATCTCATTAACGAATATCCCGATTTCTCCTCGCAGATAATAGCCAATATGGCTATTCACCGTGCTTCCAGTGTATTTAAAATACTGGACGTAAGCACACAGAAGGATATTATTCTGGAATTGCCCTCGTTTAAAACAGCCGAACTGCTGAATGATCTGCCCGCGGATGACCGTACCGATTTCCTGGAAGAACTGCCTAAAGAGGTAATTCGCGACCTGCTGAAACTGCTGGACCCGGAGGAAAGGAAAATCACACTCTCTATGCTGGGCTACCCGGAAGACAGCGTGGGGCGTTTAATGACGCCCGACTATGTATACGTATACGCCCATAACACCGTAGAAGAAGTATTTGCCACCATTCGCAAGTTTGCCAAAAACAGCGAAACCATTGACGTCATTTACATTATTAATGAAAAAGGCGAGTTGGTAGATGATATCCGGATACGCGATGTAATTCTTGCAGCGCCCGACAAGCAGGTAGACGAACTGATTGACGGCCGCGTCATTGCCCTGAATGTAACGGACGACCAGGAACATGCCAGCCAGGTATTTAAAATGAATAACCGTGTGGCTCTTCCGGTTACCGATAACAACAACGTATTGTTGGGCATTGTAACCATCGACGATATGTTATGGGTTGCCAATGAAGAATATAGCGAGGATATGCAGTTAATTGGTGGTACCGAAGCACTGGACGAACCCTACCTGGATATTCCGTTGCTGAAACTATTACGTAAAAGGGTTGGCTGGCTGATAGTGCTGTTTATTGGTGAAATGTTTACCGCCACCGCCATGGGCTACTTCGAGCATGAAATAGCCAAAGCCACTGTGCTGGCACTGTTTGTTCCCTTAATTATCTCCAGCGGCGGTAACAGCGGCTCGCAGGCTTCTACTTTAATTATTCAGGCCATGGCATTGGGAGAAATTACCCTGAGCAAATGGTGGCGTGTAATGAAAAGAGAAATCGTAAGCGGTTTTTTGCTGGGTTGCGTACTCGGAATTATCGGCTTTCTCCGCATTATTGCCTGGCACAGCTTTGCCCCCGGGTTGTATGGCGAACATTACATTATGATTGGTCTTACGGTTGGCTTTTCATTGATAGGCGTAGTAATGTGGGGATCGCTTAGCGGCTCAATGCTTCCCATGGTTTTAAAACGTTTGGGCGCCGACCCCGCTACTTCTTCTGCTCCGTTTGTGGCTACCCTGGTAGACGTAACCGGCCTGGTGATATACTTTAGCGTGGCTTACTTATTTTTACAGGGCTTGCTGTTGTAGGTATCATATCATAAAATCCATTATCCCCGAAACAACCAGCAACTAAACCGGCAAAAAACCGTATCGTATTAATTTATACGTTTTTTTAGGTTTTAGCCGATATTTTATTACAACAAAATGCAGCATATTGCATTCTTAAATTGATTATACCTATGTGTGGAATAGTTGGTTATACAGGCCCGCGCCAGGCTTATCCTATTGTGTTAAAAGGATTAAAAAGGCTTGAGTACAGAGGATACGACAGTTCAGGTGTAGCATTATTAAACGGTGGCCTGCATGTGTATAAGAAAAAAGGGAAAGTAGCAGAACTGGAAGATACACTGATTGGTAAAAACATGGAAGGCCATATCGGCATCGGCCACACACGCTGGGCCACACATGGCGAACCTAACGATCGCAACGCCCACCCCCATCTTTCTCAAAGCGGTGAAATAGCCATCATTCATAACGGCATTATTGAAAACTACGCCCAGTTAAAGCAGGATCTGCTGGCCAAAGGCTATACTTTCAAAAGTGATACCGACACAGAAGTTTTATTGAACTTCATTGACGACATCCGTATTAACAATGAATGCCCACTGGAAGAAGCGGTACGTATAGCCCTTCGCCGCGTAGTAGGCGCTTATTGTATATTGGTAATTCATAAAGATGATCCGGAAACTATCATTGCTGCGCGTAAAGGAAGTCCGCTGGTAATTGGCATTGGCAAAGGGGAACACTTCCTGGCTTCTGACGCTTCTCCCATCATAGAGTACACCAAAGAAGTAGTGTATGTAAATGATTATGAAATTGCGATTGTACGCCCGGATGAACTGATTCTGAAAAACCTGGGTAACGAAAAGCAAACTCCTTTCATCACCAAACTGGATATGGACTTAACTGCTATTGAAAAAGGCGGCTATGACCATTTTATGTTGAAGGAAATTTTTGAACAGCCCACTACCATTTACGACTGCTTACGCGGCAGACTGGATGCGGAGACCGGCAATATCACCATGAGTGGTATTCAAAAATATGCCGAACAGATCATGAACGCCAACCGTATCATGATTGTAGCCTGCGGAACCAGCTGGCACGCAGGCCTGGTAGCAGAATACATCATTGAAGAGCTGTGTCGTATACCGGTAGAGGTAGAATACGCATCGGAATTCCGTTACCGCAATCCTATCATTAACAAAGGCGATGTAATTATAGCTATTTCACAAAGCGGCGAAACAGCCGATACCCTGGTAGCTATTGAAAAAGCAAAAGAACAAGGCGCTATCATATTAGGCATAGTAAACGCAGTAGGCTCTTCTATTGCACGCATCTCTCACGCAGGCGCATACACCCATGCCGGACCAGAAATAGGCGTAGCCAGTACCAAAGCCTTTACTGCACAATTAGCTGT encodes the following:
- the mgtE gene encoding magnesium transporter, translated to MSLELEQEDLFEQFERIIATEDKLQIRDFLNHQNISDVANLINEYPDFSSQIIANMAIHRASSVFKILDVSTQKDIILELPSFKTAELLNDLPADDRTDFLEELPKEVIRDLLKLLDPEERKITLSMLGYPEDSVGRLMTPDYVYVYAHNTVEEVFATIRKFAKNSETIDVIYIINEKGELVDDIRIRDVILAAPDKQVDELIDGRVIALNVTDDQEHASQVFKMNNRVALPVTDNNNVLLGIVTIDDMLWVANEEYSEDMQLIGGTEALDEPYLDIPLLKLLRKRVGWLIVLFIGEMFTATAMGYFEHEIAKATVLALFVPLIISSGGNSGSQASTLIIQAMALGEITLSKWWRVMKREIVSGFLLGCVLGIIGFLRIIAWHSFAPGLYGEHYIMIGLTVGFSLIGVVMWGSLSGSMLPMVLKRLGADPATSSAPFVATLVDVTGLVIYFSVAYLFLQGLLL
- the glmS gene encoding glutamine--fructose-6-phosphate transaminase (isomerizing), which gives rise to MCGIVGYTGPRQAYPIVLKGLKRLEYRGYDSSGVALLNGGLHVYKKKGKVAELEDTLIGKNMEGHIGIGHTRWATHGEPNDRNAHPHLSQSGEIAIIHNGIIENYAQLKQDLLAKGYTFKSDTDTEVLLNFIDDIRINNECPLEEAVRIALRRVVGAYCILVIHKDDPETIIAARKGSPLVIGIGKGEHFLASDASPIIEYTKEVVYVNDYEIAIVRPDELILKNLGNEKQTPFITKLDMDLTAIEKGGYDHFMLKEIFEQPTTIYDCLRGRLDAETGNITMSGIQKYAEQIMNANRIMIVACGTSWHAGLVAEYIIEELCRIPVEVEYASEFRYRNPIINKGDVIIAISQSGETADTLVAIEKAKEQGAIILGIVNAVGSSIARISHAGAYTHAGPEIGVASTKAFTAQLAVLTMTALMLGQQKGTLDRDKFLLLCKELAAIPEKAEIVLKLDSQIKALAEKYKDAADALFLGRGYNFPVALEGALKLKEISYIHAEGYPAAEMKHGPIALVTDQLPVVFVATKDSYHEKVVSNMQEIKARKGKIIAVITEGDTVTPTLADDVIIIPAAHEIVAPMLSVITLQLFSYYVGVAKGYDVDKPRNLAKSVTVE